In the genome of Candidatus Methylomirabilis sp., one region contains:
- the fusA gene encoding elongation factor G — translation MAETYPIDTVRNIGIMAHIDAGKTTTTERILYYTGKTYKIGEVHEGSTEMDWMEQERERGITITSATTTCFWRDHRINIIDTPGHVDFTVEVERSLRVLDGAVALFDAVAGVEPQSETVWRQADKYGVPRIAFVNKMDRMGANFDQCVQMISERLGAVPLVVQLPIGREDHFEGVVDLIRMKAVIWDDETLGANYREDEISEEMRSLAQEARERLLETIAEVDDSFLARYVDGLAVGPEEIKAAIRSAALKLLLVPVLAGASFKNKGVQPLLDAVVDYLPSPVDLPPIEGLDSTGAKSVVRVPKASEPFAALVFKIMTDPYVGQLAFFRVYSGTLTSGSHVYNSSRGSRERIGRLLQMHANKREEIKEVSAGDIAAAVGLKGARTGDTLCDETSQIILESIEFPEPVISVAIEPKTKEGQDRLATGLAALANEDPTFRASTDEETGQTIISGMGELHLEIIVDRLLREFRVEANVGKPEVAYRETVTVSAEAEGRYVRQTGGRGQYGHVWIKVEPSPARSGFEFVNKIVGGVVPKEYIPAVEKGIKEALHTGVVAGYPVIDVKVTLFDGSYHEVDSSEMSFKIAGSMAFKEATSRAKPVLLEPIMRVDVSTPEAFLGEVIGNLNSRRGRVIGIEPRSVAQVVQADVPLSEMFGYATDLRSATQGRAAHTMQFSRYEPVPAGIAGEIVARMGGRTGGR, via the coding sequence ATGGCTGAGACATATCCAATAGATACAGTCAGAAACATCGGAATCATGGCCCACATCGACGCGGGGAAGACCACTACCACCGAGCGGATCCTGTACTATACCGGCAAGACCTATAAGATCGGCGAGGTGCACGAGGGTTCCACCGAGATGGACTGGATGGAGCAGGAGCGCGAGCGAGGGATAACGATTACCTCAGCCACCACTACCTGCTTCTGGCGGGACCATCGTATCAATATTATCGACACACCGGGACACGTTGATTTTACGGTTGAGGTTGAGCGATCGCTTCGAGTGTTGGATGGGGCTGTGGCCCTCTTTGACGCGGTGGCCGGCGTGGAACCCCAATCTGAGACGGTGTGGCGCCAAGCGGACAAGTACGGTGTTCCCCGTATCGCCTTCGTGAATAAAATGGATCGCATGGGAGCCAATTTCGATCAGTGCGTTCAGATGATTTCTGAGCGTTTGGGGGCTGTTCCATTGGTTGTGCAGCTTCCTATTGGTCGAGAGGATCATTTCGAGGGTGTCGTGGACCTGATTCGGATGAAGGCGGTGATCTGGGATGATGAGACCCTGGGGGCGAACTACCGGGAGGATGAGATTTCTGAAGAGATGCGTTCGCTGGCTCAGGAGGCTCGCGAACGGCTGCTGGAGACCATCGCTGAAGTGGACGACAGCTTCCTCGCCCGTTATGTTGATGGTCTCGCAGTTGGACCGGAGGAGATCAAGGCTGCGATTCGCAGCGCAGCGCTCAAACTCCTGCTGGTCCCGGTTCTCGCTGGCGCCTCGTTCAAGAACAAGGGTGTCCAGCCATTGCTCGATGCCGTGGTGGACTATCTCCCGTCTCCGGTTGACCTGCCGCCCATCGAGGGCCTCGATTCGACAGGCGCAAAATCTGTCGTGCGGGTCCCGAAGGCAAGCGAGCCCTTCGCAGCCTTAGTATTTAAGATTATGACGGATCCCTATGTGGGACAACTGGCCTTCTTTAGAGTCTATTCAGGTACTCTCACCTCAGGGAGCCACGTATACAACTCTTCGCGCGGCAGTCGCGAGCGAATTGGGCGGCTGCTGCAGATGCACGCTAATAAGCGCGAGGAGATCAAGGAGGTTTCTGCTGGTGATATTGCAGCCGCTGTGGGACTTAAAGGGGCCCGAACGGGTGACACCCTGTGTGACGAGACCAGCCAGATCATCCTGGAATCGATCGAGTTTCCTGAGCCGGTGATCTCTGTGGCCATTGAGCCGAAGACGAAAGAGGGGCAGGACCGCCTGGCTACCGGGCTCGCCGCGTTGGCCAATGAGGATCCGACCTTTCGCGCCAGCACGGACGAAGAGACCGGCCAGACGATTATCTCTGGGATGGGAGAACTGCATCTCGAGATCATTGTCGATAGGCTCCTACGGGAGTTCCGAGTTGAGGCCAATGTTGGCAAGCCCGAGGTGGCCTATCGTGAAACCGTGACGGTCTCGGCTGAGGCTGAAGGCCGGTATGTGCGGCAAACCGGTGGGCGTGGACAGTACGGACACGTCTGGATCAAGGTGGAACCCTCCCCTGCCAGATCGGGATTCGAATTTGTCAATAAGATTGTGGGTGGTGTGGTGCCCAAAGAGTATATTCCCGCGGTGGAGAAAGGCATTAAGGAGGCATTGCATACCGGGGTGGTGGCGGGCTACCCCGTCATTGATGTCAAAGTCACTCTCTTTGACGGATCGTATCATGAGGTGGACTCCTCCGAGATGTCGTTCAAGATCGCTGGCTCAATGGCTTTCAAAGAGGCGACCAGTCGGGCGAAGCCGGTGCTGCTGGAACCGATTATGCGGGTCGATGTTTCAACGCCGGAGGCTTTCCTCGGGGAGGTTATCGGCAATCTGAACTCGCGTCGGGGTCGGGTGATCGGGATCGAACCCAGATCTGTCGCCCAGGTGGTTCAAGCGGATGTGCCGCTCTCCGAGATGTTTGGGTACGCCACTGACCTGCGTTCAGCGACCCAGGGTCGGGCCGCCCACAC
- the rpsG gene encoding 30S ribosomal protein S7 yields MPRRKVAEKRETLADPVYSNRMVTKFINTMMIQGKKSVAESIVYGSMKIIEDRAKTDPLRMFKQAVDNVKPVLEVKSRRVGGATYQVPVEVRAERRTSLAFRWIIGFSRKRTEKTMAERLAAELIEAAANRGSSVKKKEDTHKMAEANKAFAHYRW; encoded by the coding sequence ATGCCCAGACGAAAGGTAGCCGAGAAGCGAGAGACCCTCGCTGATCCCGTCTATAGCAACCGAATGGTTACGAAGTTTATCAATACTATGATGATCCAAGGCAAGAAAAGCGTTGCCGAGTCGATTGTCTACGGATCGATGAAGATCATTGAGGATCGGGCGAAAACCGATCCTCTGCGAATGTTCAAACAAGCCGTGGACAACGTCAAGCCGGTGCTTGAAGTCAAGTCGCGTCGAGTAGGCGGTGCGACCTATCAGGTACCGGTGGAGGTCCGAGCGGAGCGCCGAACATCCTTGGCGTTCCGTTGGATCATTGGCTTTTCGAGAAAGCGCACCGAGAAGACGATGGCAGAGCGGCTGGCTGCAGAGCTGATCGAGGCGGCGGCTAACCGTGGAAGCTCGGTGAAGAAAAAGGAAGATACGCACAAGATGGCAGAGGCGAACAAGGCGTTTGCCCATTATCGCTGGTAA
- the rpsL gene encoding 30S ribosomal protein S12, whose amino-acid sequence MPTIHQLVRKGRAAAIKKAKTPALQACPQRRGVCIRVYTTTPKKPNSALRKVTRVRLSNGIEVTTYIPGIGHNLQEHSIVLIRGGRVKDLPGVRYHVIRGALDTAGVQDRKQGRSLYGAKRPKIS is encoded by the coding sequence GTGCCAACCATTCATCAGTTGGTTCGTAAGGGTCGGGCTGCAGCGATCAAGAAGGCCAAGACGCCGGCGCTTCAGGCCTGTCCGCAGCGGCGTGGGGTCTGTATCCGTGTCTACACGACTACCCCGAAGAAGCCGAATTCTGCCCTTCGAAAGGTGACCAGGGTCCGTCTTAGCAATGGGATTGAGGTGACAACGTATATTCCCGGAATCGGTCACAATCTGCAGGAGCACTCCATTGTGCTGATCAGGGGAGGTCGCGTCAAGGACCTGCCGGGCGTCCGCTATCACGTGATTCGCGGCGCTCTCGATACGGCAGGAGTCCAGGATCGCAAACAGGGGCGATCCCTTTACGGCGCCAAGAGACCAAAGATCAGTTAA
- the rpoC gene encoding DNA-directed RNA polymerase subunit beta': MDKFFGFYDEKTIDPTSFKAIRIGLASPEKIRSWSFGEVKKPETINYRTFKPERDGLFCSKIFGPTKDWECNCGKYKGIKHKGVVCDKCGVEVIRSKARRQRLGHIELVSPVVHVWFYKGVPSRIGYLLDISLRDLEKVLYFEAYVVVNPGKTPLSLKQLLTEEQYRQACEEYGDGFKAGIGAGAIRELLKRLNLRELAEGLHAQMPQETSQQNRKKITKRLRIVEAFIDSGNKPEWMILDVIPVLPPELRPLVPLDGGRFATSDLNDLYRRVINRNNRLRRLIELRAPDIIIRNEKRMLQEAVDALFDNGRRGRALKGQNNRPLKSLSEMLKGKQGRFRQNLLGKRVDYSGRSVIVVGPELKLHQCGLPKKMALELFKPFIFRKLLKDGVVTTIKSAKKLVEKGKPEVWDALEEVIREHPVLLNRAPTLHRLGVQAFEPVLVEGEAIKIHPLVCAAFNADFDGDQMAVHVPLSPEAQIEASVLMLAPHNVLSPANGSPIAAPSQDIVLGCYYLTRSRAGEKGEGHVFSDLDEVKAAYDAEEVALMASVKVRIDGELIETTAGRCIFNEHLPETLRFINQEMNRRELTRLIAQCHYLLGNAETVKLLDNLKDLGFRYATLAGISIGIDDMLIPSTKGKLIDDANKEIVKIEREYQDGLITKGERYNKIIDIWTHVTERVSDEMFREIEAEEKGEFNPVFMMADSGARGSRQQIRQLAGMRGLMAKPSGEIIETPITANFREGLTVLQYFISTHGARKGLADTALKTADSGYLTRRLVDVAQDVIVTEVDCGTPNGIWVTPLIEGGEVIQPLRDRMLGRVALDDIHDPFTGEVLVEGNQEIVEVLASKIENAGIDRVKIRSVLTCEARRGICIKCYGRNLATGRLVELGEACGVLAAQSIGEPGTQLTMRTFHIGGTASRAVEQSTLECKGAGIVRFANLRTVKTAKGDYVVMNRNGVISIIDEKGRKKESYPAVYGAHLKVEDSATVKAGQILMEWDPFTSAILAEHGGKVHFRDVVDGVTIREEVDEVTGLSQRVVVEHGREDLQPRISIKDEHGATVFRCLLPVSAHLMVAEGQMVSAGDSVSKIPRETMKTKDITGGLPRVAELFEARRPKDAAVISEIDGRVELGGIVKGMRKLSVRDEHGDAREYLIARRRHINVLEGDEVKAGEPFMDGPINPHDILDVLGEQELQKYLVNEIQEVYRLQGVQINDKHIEVIVRQMLKRVRVEAIGDANFLVGEHVDKAIFLEENQRAMASGGTPATAKPLLLGITKASLSTDSFISAASFQETTKVLTEAAINGARDELRGLKENVIMGRLIPAGTGMRWYRETTISTPEVALPREALTGPNVAVDEGPDELDAPLDN; this comes from the coding sequence TTGGATAAGTTTTTCGGGTTCTACGACGAAAAGACCATTGATCCCACCAGCTTCAAGGCCATCCGGATCGGACTTGCTTCACCGGAGAAGATTCGATCGTGGTCCTTCGGAGAGGTGAAGAAGCCGGAGACCATTAACTATCGGACGTTCAAGCCCGAGCGGGATGGCCTCTTCTGTTCGAAGATCTTCGGTCCGACAAAGGACTGGGAGTGCAACTGCGGCAAGTATAAGGGCATCAAGCATAAGGGGGTCGTCTGCGACAAGTGCGGCGTCGAGGTGATCAGGAGTAAAGCGCGGCGACAGCGGCTGGGCCACATCGAGTTGGTCTCTCCGGTCGTTCACGTCTGGTTCTATAAAGGCGTACCCAGCCGAATCGGCTATCTCCTCGATATATCCCTCCGTGACCTGGAGAAGGTCCTCTATTTCGAAGCCTATGTAGTGGTCAACCCTGGCAAGACTCCCCTCTCCTTAAAACAGCTCTTGACCGAGGAGCAGTACCGCCAAGCCTGTGAAGAGTATGGGGATGGCTTTAAGGCGGGGATTGGTGCAGGGGCTATTCGGGAACTGCTCAAGCGGTTGAACCTCCGTGAATTGGCGGAAGGCCTCCATGCGCAGATGCCCCAGGAGACCTCTCAGCAGAATCGTAAGAAGATCACCAAGCGGCTGCGAATCGTGGAAGCCTTCATCGATTCCGGCAATAAGCCGGAATGGATGATCCTGGATGTGATTCCGGTCCTCCCCCCTGAGCTTCGGCCGCTGGTCCCCCTAGATGGAGGACGATTTGCCACATCGGACCTGAATGATCTTTATCGGCGGGTGATCAACCGCAATAACCGGCTCCGGCGTCTCATTGAGCTCCGGGCGCCCGACATCATCATCCGAAACGAGAAGCGGATGTTGCAAGAAGCGGTGGACGCCCTGTTCGATAATGGCCGCCGTGGCCGCGCGTTGAAGGGACAGAACAATCGCCCTCTGAAGTCGCTTTCCGAGATGTTGAAGGGGAAGCAGGGACGCTTCCGCCAGAACCTGCTCGGCAAAAGGGTGGACTACTCCGGGCGATCGGTTATCGTGGTGGGGCCGGAATTGAAGCTGCACCAGTGCGGCCTGCCGAAGAAGATGGCGCTCGAGCTGTTCAAACCCTTCATCTTCAGGAAGCTCCTCAAAGACGGTGTTGTCACCACCATCAAGAGCGCGAAGAAGCTGGTCGAAAAGGGTAAGCCTGAGGTATGGGATGCCCTGGAGGAGGTGATCCGAGAGCATCCGGTTCTCCTGAACCGCGCCCCGACGTTGCATCGATTGGGTGTGCAGGCCTTCGAACCCGTGCTGGTGGAAGGGGAAGCGATCAAGATCCATCCCCTGGTCTGCGCAGCGTTCAATGCCGACTTCGACGGTGACCAGATGGCCGTCCATGTGCCTCTGTCGCCGGAGGCTCAGATCGAGGCCTCGGTCCTGATGCTGGCTCCCCATAATGTCCTTTCTCCGGCGAACGGTTCACCCATTGCCGCTCCCAGCCAGGATATCGTGCTGGGCTGCTACTATCTGACCAGGAGCAGGGCCGGCGAGAAGGGCGAGGGCCACGTGTTCTCCGATCTGGACGAGGTCAAGGCTGCCTATGATGCCGAGGAGGTAGCCCTGATGGCTTCCGTCAAGGTCCGCATCGACGGTGAACTGATCGAGACCACCGCCGGACGCTGCATTTTTAATGAACACCTGCCGGAGACACTTCGATTCATTAACCAGGAGATGAACAGACGGGAGCTAACCCGTCTTATCGCGCAGTGCCACTACCTCCTCGGGAATGCGGAAACGGTCAAGCTCCTGGACAACCTGAAGGACCTCGGGTTCAGGTACGCCACGCTCGCCGGTATCTCGATCGGCATCGACGACATGCTCATCCCATCCACCAAGGGTAAGTTGATCGACGACGCCAACAAGGAGATCGTCAAGATTGAGCGTGAGTATCAGGATGGTCTGATCACCAAAGGTGAGCGTTACAATAAGATCATCGATATCTGGACCCACGTCACCGAACGCGTGTCGGATGAGATGTTCCGGGAGATCGAGGCGGAGGAGAAGGGAGAATTCAATCCGGTCTTCATGATGGCCGACTCCGGCGCGAGAGGCAGCCGGCAGCAGATCAGGCAGTTGGCCGGTATGCGCGGCTTGATGGCCAAGCCATCCGGAGAGATTATTGAGACCCCCATCACCGCCAACTTCCGTGAAGGGCTCACGGTTCTTCAATACTTTATCTCGACTCACGGGGCGCGAAAGGGCTTGGCCGATACGGCCTTGAAGACGGCCGATTCCGGGTATCTGACGCGCCGACTGGTGGACGTGGCGCAGGATGTCATCGTCACCGAGGTGGATTGTGGTACGCCCAATGGGATATGGGTCACCCCTCTTATCGAAGGGGGCGAGGTTATCCAGCCCCTGCGCGACCGGATGCTCGGTCGGGTAGCCCTGGATGATATCCATGACCCATTCACGGGAGAGGTGCTGGTAGAGGGCAACCAGGAGATCGTTGAGGTATTGGCCAGCAAGATCGAAAATGCCGGTATCGACAGGGTCAAAATCCGCTCGGTCCTCACCTGTGAGGCGCGACGAGGCATCTGCATCAAGTGTTACGGTCGTAACCTTGCCACCGGTAGGCTGGTAGAATTGGGGGAGGCATGCGGTGTCCTGGCGGCGCAGTCTATCGGTGAACCCGGGACCCAGTTGACCATGCGGACGTTCCACATCGGAGGTACGGCGAGCCGCGCTGTCGAGCAGAGTACGCTCGAGTGTAAGGGAGCGGGGATCGTCAGGTTCGCGAACCTGCGCACGGTCAAGACCGCCAAGGGCGACTATGTGGTGATGAACCGCAATGGCGTGATCAGCATCATTGACGAGAAGGGCCGCAAGAAAGAAAGCTACCCGGCGGTCTACGGCGCCCACTTGAAAGTCGAGGACAGCGCGACGGTGAAGGCGGGGCAGATACTGATGGAATGGGATCCCTTTACCAGTGCGATCCTGGCAGAACACGGCGGAAAGGTGCACTTCCGGGATGTCGTTGATGGGGTAACCATTCGGGAGGAAGTGGATGAGGTCACCGGCCTGTCCCAGCGCGTCGTGGTGGAGCACGGACGAGAGGACCTGCAACCTCGGATCTCGATTAAGGACGAGCATGGCGCGACCGTCTTCCGCTGCCTGCTGCCTGTCAGCGCTCACCTCATGGTGGCGGAGGGGCAGATGGTGTCGGCCGGCGACAGCGTGTCGAAGATCCCGCGGGAGACGATGAAAACCAAGGACATTACGGGCGGTCTCCCCCGGGTGGCTGAGCTCTTCGAGGCACGTAGGCCAAAGGATGCTGCCGTCATCTCTGAGATCGACGGTCGTGTAGAATTGGGTGGGATCGTCAAGGGGATGCGCAAGCTTTCCGTCAGGGATGAGCACGGGGACGCTAGAGAATACCTGATCGCTCGACGCAGGCATATCAATGTGTTGGAGGGGGACGAGGTTAAAGCCGGCGAACCCTTCATGGACGGCCCCATTAACCCGCACGACATCCTGGACGTCTTGGGCGAACAGGAACTCCAGAAGTATCTGGTGAATGAAATCCAAGAAGTCTACCGGCTCCAGGGGGTACAGATCAACGACAAGCATATTGAAGTGATCGTCAGGCAGATGCTCAAGCGAGTGCGGGTCGAGGCGATTGGCGATGCCAATTTCCTGGTCGGCGAGCATGTTGATAAGGCCATCTTTCTCGAAGAGAACCAGCGGGCAATGGCCTCGGGGGGGACCCCGGCCACCGCCAAGCCGCTTCTCTTGGGGATTACGAAGGCGTCACTCTCCACTGACAGCTTCATCTCTGCCGCCTCATTTCAAGAAACCACCAAGGTCCTGACAGAGGCCGCCATCAATGGGGCGAGGGATGAATTGCGTGGCCTGAAAGAGAACGTCATCATGGGGCGACTGATTCCGGCCGGTACAGGGATGAGGTGGTACCGGGAGACGACGATTTCGACGCCAGAGGTCGCGCTGCCAAGGGAGGCCTTGACGGGGCCGAACGTGGCCGTTGACGAGGGGCCAGACGAACTGGACGCACCACTCGATAACTAA